The Pungitius pungitius chromosome 10, fPunPun2.1, whole genome shotgun sequence DNA window ATAAACACTGGCGGCACTTTAGCGATTTTTGAATAATTTTTGTTCGGTGAAGTAACAAACCGTGATGTACAGATACTTCTGTTGTGTCTTTGAGCTTTTTGCAcgttgaaaaaatgaaaatggagaTTTCCTTATTTTCTGTTTCCTCCCTTTACAGATTGTGCACTGTGCTGTGGGTGAGTCCTCCGTCTGTCACCATGTGGCAATGTGCAGGGATACAAGATATCATTGTGTTCTGTTTGGCCCACTCTGAATAAACAATCATATCTGATTAATGGATTGTTGGCACAATATGTAAAAATGGTAAAAGACTTTCATTTAGCTGATCACACCAAAtattaagaccccccccccccccccacacctttcAGGGATCGTCCCGTCCTCCGTGGTGCTGACAGGCTTCCAGGTCCTGTCCCGGGTCTTCCTCACCTGGGCCGTCACTCACAGCGTCAGGGAGGTACGCCGGcttcttcacctccttttcTACTTCCATTTTGAAATccgtgtgggggggtgggggggggggtcactgtgtAATCCCCTGATGCTGGTGCCTGTGCCCTCTGCCCCGTCGATAGATCGGGGAGCTCTGAGCCTGTGAGTCAGCACGTGTCTCTTTACATTTAACCTCCCGTCTGCATCTAGCAACCCGTCTGCCGCCTGCAGTgtgaaaacaccccccacccccgctcctCCCATCATGCATCTGTGTTCCCTGCAGGTGCAGAGCGAGGACAGCGTGCTGCTGTTCGTGGCGGCCTGGACCGTGACGGAGATCATCCGCTACTCCTTCTACACCTTCAGCCTGCTCAACCACCTGCCGTACCTCATCAAGTGGGCCAGGTaggagatgccccccccccccccccccccccggccacacTGCAACTCAAATGGTTGTTCTGTGGAGTGAAGCTGATCTTCTATGGAATGTGGTTGCAGGTACACTTTCTTCTTCGCCCTGTACCCCATGGGGGTGAGCGGCGAGCTGCTGACCATCTACGCCGCGCTGCCCTACGTCCAGAAGACGGGGCTGTACTCCGTCACGCTGCCCAACAAGTACAACTTCTCCTTCGACTACCACGGCTTCCTCATCCTCGCCATGGTGTCCTACATTCCCTGTGAGTCCTCCAGCGCAGGAGAACCGGCTCTAAGGTGCTCAATCCCTTCAACGTGATCGTTATAActttgataccccccccccccccagtcttcCCCCAGCTCTACTTCCACATGATCCGGCAGAGGAAGAAGGTGCTGGGCCACATGGAGGACCACAGCAAGGTGgagtgagacccccccccccccttcccaacgGGCCGAGGAACCAAAACCAACCACAACAGCCGGGAGATTTCCATCATGGAGAcactttatttgttgttgttgtctttctcTGATTTCTGatcaatgtttgtgtgtctcgtTGGAGAGTCCACGAGGACTCGGAGCACTGATTAgtagttcttttttatttaattctttTGTCTTCTCGTTGGCTTCAAAAGTCTGATCACATTCCTGATTTAAGTTCAATAAAACTTTTCCATTCTGTGGTGCTGTTTTCCATCTAGTCACATGATCTTTGTTTACGTCCAGTCAGCTGAGTCCCAGTGGAGCTTGTCCTATGATGTCTTAGTTGTTTAGGTGGTTTGTACTTTAagttaagtgtgtttttatttatcatCCCTCTTTTTGTCATGTTCTCGTGCAATcgctttgtcttctttttttattctctgatCAACTCTCTTTAGCTCAAACAAAGGGATTCTATATATTAAGCATCTATTTCCATTCAGGCTTTATTTAAGGAAGTTCAAGGGATTTATGGAAGTGTATTAAGACGAGAACACAAAGCACAATAAACGGTAGCAGCAGAGTTTCTGGATGAAGTTCTTTGATATGTAACTAAACCATATTGTAGCCGAACATGAGGATGTTCAACCGtatagacttttattttgaaatgcagagTGACGAAGTGACTTTGTTCTGAGCTCTATAGTGAGCTGCAGAACCATCAGGACTGAGACACAACTGTGAATCATTGTGCTTTGTGTCTAACGGTCACTTGTGATTTGGGTAATTTTGCATTCGTGACATTCGAGTTCTTCCTCTATCTCgtttttaaatatgttgtttCAGCTGCTGTGAGAGTACGTTTTAGTCGCTCCTCAAAGGGCCGTGTGCAAACCTCACCATTACCAGCGTCAATACTAACAAGTACGTAAACTAAAGCGCGTGATGTACGGAGGTCTTCAGTAACGTAGCTTTAAAACACTGGTCTCGTCTGTTAAAGTGTTTGTATCAACAATCCCGTCCCTCCAAACTACTTCCTATTACAATCATTCAAAGCAAAGTGAGAGAATGGTGTTATTGCACGTTGATAATAGATAAAGAGAAGTCCACTGAAGCTCTTCAGACTGGATCCAATCTGCCACGGCCCCCCGCTACCCAGAGGGACTCTGGGCACATACataacacatacacatacataacaCATATATAACACATACATAACACATAACACATACATAACACATATATAACACATACATAACACATAACACATACATAACACATATATAACATGCACATACATAACACATATATAATACATAACGCATATataacacatgcacatacataaCACATACATGATACATACATTACACATACATGATACATATATTACACATACATTACATAACTTACATAACACTTACATTACACATACATGATACACACATAATACATAAGACCTCATGATGAggatttgaatgaaataaaccTTTGAATAACTCAACATTGCCTGCAGCGGACTGTGGAagcagacagtgtgtgtgtgtgtgtgtgtgtgtgcgcgatgTTGAACTGCTGCTGAACCAGTTCATGTGACATTCACTGTTCACTGTTGTCATCCCATATTTAAGAGTTTTACAACACCTGTTGTAcatttattgttaaaaaaagaatgaattatTGTTATTGCATCGGTACCTTTTGTGTAGCATAGTAAACATCATTAAGGCTTTAAAAAGTTAttagcattttgtttttatattacgTTGCGATTTATAACCAAATGAAGCTGAATATTACATAATGAAgggaaaatgtgttgttatGACTTATTCTGTGGTTATTGCATATATTTCTACGAGATAGTGTGTTATCATATGCTATTATTTTGTTGCATAATGTGTTGTTGCACTATTCAACTCTTGGGTAGGATTCTGGGTAAAGCGGCAGGACCTCCTGTAGGGTCGGATTTTGAGTACTCGAGTAGTACATTAGTAGTACACGAGTACTTAAGTAGTACATGAGTAGTACATGAGTAGTACATGACTACTTTTGCAATAAAAGAGCGAGTAATAAGAGCAAAGCAGCGTCATGAGACCTGCAGAGAAAACTGTGTCTTCAGATGAACGAGACTCAGATTTCCATCTGTTGTCAGAGGACATGGCTGAATGGAAGCTCCTGTCCTCTCCCAGGACAGTGTCCCCCTCCTGGAGTCCTAATGcatgagggggagggtggggggggagtagaCACCCAAGGCCCCTCGTCACATGCCTCTGGTTTGCATTAGCACATTAGCACACAGTGTGAGGCGTCGTCTCTGTGTCACATGTTGAATACGTGATCTTTATCTTTGTCCAGGTTTTATCTGTGGTGATAAATTCACTCTTTGATTTATTAATGTCAGTCAATGAAAACCACGTATTCATTTACAAAGAATAGAAAGCATCAGATCCTCACACTTCAGAAGCTACGGACAGATTCGTGTTTGACGTGTTCTCTGATTGGATGATTGATCGACTTGAACTGAAGTcatgagaggaggaaaagaggtgaaagaaggagaagctccattatttattcatggtgGAGAGATTgtaaaacataaaggacacaTTTCAATGAGAGGAtggagacaccccccccccccgcctccccagaGCGTCAGTGTGCCCCCCAGCTGTGAGAACAGGCTCCGCCCATTCATcgaagggggcgggggtgttTCGCTTTTTTGCCACTGATCGACCGGCCCGTCGTCCAATAACAGCGCGCCTCCTCCATCGGGAGCGCGCAGAAAGCACAAACGGTGGAATGCCCCCCCACCTCTTCCCCTCCTGCCCGTTAAAGCGGTAGATGTGTTGTGATGCCACGCGCCTCCTAACGCACACTAACGCTGCGCGAGGAAACTCACCGGGGCCCCCGCGGACACGTTGGCACCGAGgggttgggggcgggggggggcatcggAGCAGTGGTGGACAGCTGTTGGGACATTGATCGACTGATCGACCGCGCGGAGACGCAGCGCCAtgcaccgaggaggaggagcggctgaGTTTAGCCTCCTGGGGagggctgtgtgtgcgtgttggaggggggaggggggagggggggggcgtgatgaTGCGCTTTTTGCTCAGTGCCGCTGCATCGAGCCCTGAGGGGGCCACATGGGATTCACCTCCGGCGCCTCTTCCACGTTAGATTCTCGCGCGGGACGTAATTGACTGATGCGCGCGCGTCTCCGGGGACCCGCGTGCTGCTTTCGCTGCTTAATTGGCCCGATGATGTAGAGCCGAGTCCACCTGGATCCGACGTGGTGGCGAAGCTGGCTCCCCTGTGACTTCTGCGCATGTTTATTCCCAaggccccctccaccccccctctcccccaccgcccccccgcccctcccctcccctccgttGGGTCTTGCTTTGGAGAACCTCATCTGTACTTTATTGATTTGTATGTGGGTGGTCAGTTTTGGGGACCTATGGGAAGCCTAACCTATGACGGACCCTGCGGGACTCGATAGTTTCCGGGATTGTCCGGTGGAGCTGAACTTCGTGTGCCGGTGGAGGCGCGTTGCCTCCCGGTGCCCGACATGTCCAGATCAAACAGCGTCAGCCCGCCCGGAGCCGGTGCGCCCGGGCCGAGGGGAGGGACCGAGCACAGATCCGCCTGGGCAGAGTCGGAGTCCGTGGCCAACGGGTGCCCATACCCGGCCAGGTCCCCGCGAGAGAAGCCCCCCCGGACCAGCAGTCGGTGGCGGGAGGAGGATGAGCAGGAGCCCCGGCGGCCCGGGAGAACCGCCACGACGACCGTCAGCCGCGTCAGCTTCAGGTCCCGCTCGGCTTGGCAGGACCATGGCGAGGAGAGACCGACGCGTCCCGACGGCGAGGTGCGACCCAAGTCCGTGGAGTTAGGTCTGGAGGAGCGGGGGGCCAAGCCGAGGGCCGACGAGGGGGGCGAGGTCATGCCCGAGGTGAGCTTCTCTCTGGCGGCCTGCTGCTCCGGCGTCATGCACATTTTCAAATCCAAGAAGTTCCAGTCGGAGAAGCTGGAGCGTCTCTACCAGCGCTACTTCTTCCGCCTGAACCAGAGCAGCCTGACGATGCTCATGGCGGTGCTGGTCCTGGTCTTCACCGTCATGCTGGCCTTCCACTGCTCCGGCGCCGGGCCGGCGAGGCCCAGCGCCGCGTACGTGTCGGTGTTCTCCGTGGCCATCTTCCTCACGCTCGTCCTCATGGTGGTGTGCAACCGGAACGGGTTCCACCAGGACCACATGTGGATCGTGTGCTACGTGGTGatcctgctggtgctggtggtgcaggtggtCGGGGTGCTGCTGGTGCGCCCCAGGAGCGCGTCCGAGGGCATCTGGTGGACTGTGTTCTTCATCCACGTCATCTACACGCTGCTCCCCGTGAGGATGCGCGCCGCGGTCATCACCGGAGTGATTCTGTCCGCCGTCCACGTGTCCGTGTCCTGGGTGCTGAACGGCGTGGACAGCTTTCTGTGGAAGCAGGTACGTGGGGGGACTAAACGATGTTCCGTGATCTGCGGGGCTCTGCAAGCGGCTCTCAGCCGGGGGGAGGTCACGCCGGGTCACTGTTCATTTACAAGAAGCTTCCACACAAAGCTACCAGAGCGTGGCCATTAGGAGAAATATCCCATtcagggttttatttatttagcatgtCACTTAAACACGGTGAAACTTAGTTAAATAACTAAGCTGCTGGTCTCTATAGACAAAGACTCTGCTTTAGGCTGTAGATTCTGGTCGCTATGGCAACTTGGCTCGTTGCCCCTCAGGGTTGCAGAAACCGTGTGCATAAGATCATCAGGGAGGCCGTGCCCATCTTATAATAGTCTGTGACTTGGGGGCAATTTAGAAAAGAACAAGCAGATGCTCTGATGTTAGTCCCTCAACAGCAGGGTTGATCCTCCAgtcatgtgttaaagctgcattctgtgcggtgaccagcagggggcgactcctctgctcccatagacgtctatgaggaaatgactctacttctctcttgatttattccctcagtaaacattgtgaacatgagttcatggtctcagtctctagtttcaagtcttcttcaatgcagcatgatgttcatttagtgaatgatggtccatttgcTGGTCTGGTtgcataaatgtatttatttatttgtgcacATTCCCACCAGGAAGCTTCTGTTTGGGTTTCACTGCTCATTTCAGCTCTCGTTTATTAAAGACGAATATTTATTGTCGCTCGCTGTCGGGTTGCGTCATTGTTTGTTTAACATATAAATCTCTTTTCATTAGAATGCCAAAGATGTTTATCTGACGTGTCTGTGGGAGCATGTTAGTGATGCAGCAGCTTCCTATTGGCCATGGACCTTCTGATTGTGTTATTGTGGACTGAAGGGTCACATATCTgagccgtaagctgctttaaaaaAGAGGCTTTCCCTGTGGGCCCCGGAGCGCTGGAAAGACTTgagcttgtttgttttccttcagctGGACTCGTAATGAAGTGACAGCGGATGCGTCCTAATGAGCTCCTCATGAAGTCTTCACACCACACATTCCTGCAGAGCGGCTGGTCTGTGGCGAATGCTTCTGGGCGTCAGACATCTCTCTTCTAGCTCTGATTAAGTGTTTAACCTTCCTTCAGCTCTGGTAGCCATCTTTTGATTTGTTGTGTTCGGGCTGAGTTTTCCTCCTCAGAGGCATCGAGCTGAGGACTCTGATACCAACATTGTTAAATAAGCGTTATGTGTGTTTATCGCTGAGCTCTAAGGCTGATGGGTAGTTTCCACTGCCGACGTTCATTAAGGAAGGAATTCCGTCTCCTGCTGTGATGCTGATGAGAGCTTCTGCTCCTTGTTTGTTTCATGCTAACAGGACTATTCAGTCTGATAACGAGGTCCTGTCAGCTGAGACTGTCGGTTCCCCCTGACCTTCACCTCCTgaccaggaggagggaggcgtgggggggggttcttagcTGCAGCTTGTCGCCATGACGACGGGGTCCCGTCCCGTGAAGAGGAGTGACAGTATTTGTGGTCATTGATGACGCGTTTTATGTTGTGTCAGTTTTTGATGATTTGTTGACAAAGTGATCAGTTAGATctgaaaatgcacttattaagTCGCTTTGGttcaaagcgtcagctaaatgacatgtgatgtaatgtttgTATCATGGAAGCACCCTTGGGTATCACCTTCTTTAAATCTGGCCTTCAAGGAGCACTTGAGTGGAGGAGCATGTCCATCCATGACAGCGCCTCGAGACGTGACCACTGGTTTATTATGAGGAGAGAATCTCAAGAGGACATCTGAGAGCCAACAGCATCCCGCAATAAGCAACCAACCCAGGAAGTAAACAGCTGCGGCCCACACGCATCCACTGGCTTTGTCGATGGAGCACATTCAGGTCCAAAGGAGACGATGACTTTGTCTCAACAGGAACTAGGATGGTGAGAAGTGAGCGGATGACACAGCAGTCAGAGCGCTAAACCTTCCTCCTCAACTCTGTGGAACCCTCCAACAGTTCATGTCCTTGTGTTTATGGCCACAGCTGTCCACATCCTGTGGGACACGTCTTATAATAGATAAATGTAAGTACATCATGTTGTATTAACACAGACTTAAacccatgtttacaatgtttactgagggaataaatcaagagagaagtagagtcatttcctcatagacgtctatgggagcagaggagtcgccccctgctggccactacacagaatgacgctgtAGCTCATGATGCTGACGCCcacaggtggggggggctttaggAGGAGCACGTCTCCAGGGGGGGCACATAACGTGTGGGGGATCGATAACAGATGCCGATCACTTATTGGTGTTCAGCAGCACAGCcaatcatttcttcttcttcttctctgtgcaGCGGTGTCACAGACCGGCTGCTGCTCACACTCTTTAAACACACTCCCTGTAGCCTGTTGTCTCCTTGTTGCTCGGCAACCACAACGCTAAATGTTTTCTGAGAAACCGTTAGAACCGGACAAGGACGGTGGTTCACTGGAGGGTTGTACCTTCtcccccctgggggggggggggggggtccctgccGATTattattgtaatgtaacattcagaAACAGCCTGGACGTGTTGTGATGTAACCCGGCGTGAGAGGGGacaccctgtgtgtgttgttccacATGTCTGTAGTAGATGCTTTAAACCTCACGAATACGACGCTCGATATCCAGGGAGACGGCTACTTCCTGTCTCCACCCCCGGCCCGCCATATGCTGCCCGACTCGAGCGGAGGGTGAGGCGCCAAtcactctgtggggggggggggggggaagttacAAGAAAGCTGAGGGCTTGAAGCAGATTGTTTTGGGCATTTTGAGGGCAAAACACAGgcatgaaacccccccccttaaaggTTCCTGTTCACAAAGCAACGTCCTTGTTGTGACCAAGCAGTGGACACCCGTCCAacattccctctgctctcatCGCTGCTCGGTAACCAGTATGGTTGGTGGACACCATCACTGCAAAGATACTTTAGAATgcgcctttattttgaaatccccACAGCACGTTTGCGTGGTCATTCTCATGCGAGCGCACTTCCTTCCTACGGATCCTCCACTATAGATGATCTACCTGATGCTCTTCAGCCGTCTCCATCTTGTATTTGttcaaccagtgaacaggaagttacCTCATCTGGACTGAGGAGGAGACGCTCTGATGGGACAGACCTGTCAATccttgtgtagccccgccctaaatggTCAGCTGGACTCTGACTGGACCATAGTTTACTAAAGAGGACTTCATTCCAAAACAATGCTTCATAAACACAACGCTTCCATCGAGCTTCCTCTCTGGGACCAATGCAGTGGGAATCCTCTGAGGACATAAAAGACACTCAGAGACACTCGACACCCTCCTGGAGCTGATTGGACCACGTGCTCAACGTGCGCTCACGTGCgagtgcacgtgcacgtgcacggtgCCATTAGCACAAGCTGCCTTTGTCGAGGCGGCACGAAGAGTCCAGTGAGCATCATGTGCCACGATGCGAATTGTGGAAAGTAAACCATCATCATCGGTAATGAATGCAAAGCCATTGTCCCGTCTTCAGGTCTTTGAGGGGGGGCTCTCCTGCTCACCGATGACTCACCGGTGAACCAAACTGGAAAATAGTTCATTCTGGGTTCATAGATGATAAAATGAGAACATGAACATGAAgtaagacacaaagacactttacatttcccattaatacattttatttataaaatattcatCTTCTTAAAGTCAAACAAAGGGACCAAACGA harbors:
- the hacd2 gene encoding very-long-chain (3R)-3-hydroxyacyl-CoA dehydratase 2 yields the protein MSSAAAGTGKTAHGDVAAKKKKGPGALATAYLVIYNVVMTAGWLVIAVGLVRAYLARGSYHGLYYSIEKPLKFFQTGAILEIVHCAVGIVPSSVVLTGFQVLSRVFLTWAVTHSVREVQSEDSVLLFVAAWTVTEIIRYSFYTFSLLNHLPYLIKWARYTFFFALYPMGVSGELLTIYAALPYVQKTGLYSVTLPNKYNFSFDYHGFLILAMVSYIPFFPQLYFHMIRQRKKVLGHMEDHSKVE